From the Leptolyngbya sp. O-77 genome, one window contains:
- the mazG gene encoding nucleoside triphosphate pyrophosphohydrolase, with translation MTQNPSSQATPTLAALQRLIDVVATLRSPDGGCPWDLAQTPETLIPYVIEEAYEVVDAIRQGNPEAIADELGDLLLQVVLQAQIASEAQQFSLKEIAEGITEKLIRRHPHVFGEVTVADASEVVQNWEQIKAEEEKASGIERLTPRLERYGRSLPPLTAALKISQKAAKAGFEWDSIEGVWDKFHEELEEFRQAIAHEPKANQQAELGDLLFTLVNLARWHDLNPAEALHSTNQRFIQRFALVEEAILQESDRPSGGTEYPRPLADYSLEELEALWQTAKARLKQREK, from the coding sequence ATGACCCAAAACCCTTCCTCCCAAGCCACGCCCACTCTCGCCGCATTGCAGCGCCTGATCGACGTGGTGGCAACGCTGCGATCGCCCGACGGCGGCTGTCCGTGGGATTTAGCCCAAACGCCAGAAACGCTGATTCCCTACGTGATTGAAGAAGCGTATGAAGTGGTGGATGCAATTCGCCAGGGAAACCCAGAGGCGATCGCCGATGAGCTAGGCGACTTGCTGCTGCAAGTAGTGCTGCAAGCGCAGATTGCGTCGGAGGCGCAGCAGTTTTCGCTCAAGGAAATTGCCGAGGGCATTACCGAAAAGCTGATCCGCCGCCATCCCCATGTGTTTGGCGAGGTGACGGTGGCAGATGCGAGCGAGGTTGTGCAGAACTGGGAGCAAATCAAAGCCGAGGAAGAAAAGGCATCGGGGATTGAACGGCTAACCCCCCGGTTGGAACGCTACGGGCGATCGCTCCCGCCCCTCACCGCCGCCCTCAAAATTTCTCAAAAAGCGGCCAAAGCTGGCTTTGAGTGGGACAGCATCGAGGGCGTGTGGGACAAGTTTCACGAGGAGCTAGAAGAATTTCGGCAGGCGATCGCCCACGAACCCAAAGCCAACCAGCAAGCCGAACTGGGCGACCTGCTCTTTACGTTGGTGAACCTCGCCCGCTGGCACGACCTCAACCCCGCCGAAGCCCTCCACAGCACCAACCAGCGGTTTATCCAGCGCTTTGCCTTAGTAGAAGAGGCGATTTTGCAAGAGAGCGATCGCCCTTCAGGCGGTACAGAGTACCCTCGCCCTTTAGCCGACTACTCCCTAGAAGAACTCGAAGCCCTCTGGCAAACAGCCAAAGCTCGCCTGAAGCAGCGCGAGAAATAA
- the ybaK gene encoding Cys-tRNA(Pro) deacylase: protein MKTNAARALDKLGIAYELLEYEVDPDDLAAESVAAKIGLEPERVFKTLVARGDRTGVILAVIPGNMHLNLKALAALSGNRKVETVPLKEVQPLTGYIRGGVTALACKKDYPVYIDELIELFDTITISAGMRGLQILIAPSDYIQAVSGTVGAIAQEKES from the coding sequence ATGAAGACCAACGCCGCCCGCGCCCTGGATAAACTGGGCATTGCCTATGAGCTGCTGGAATATGAAGTAGACCCTGATGATCTAGCGGCCGAGTCCGTAGCGGCAAAGATTGGGCTAGAGCCAGAGCGCGTGTTCAAAACGCTGGTGGCCAGGGGCGATCGCACAGGTGTCATTCTCGCCGTCATTCCCGGCAACATGCACCTGAACCTCAAGGCGCTGGCCGCCCTCTCCGGCAACCGCAAAGTTGAAACCGTTCCACTCAAAGAGGTGCAGCCGCTCACGGGCTACATTCGCGGCGGCGTGACGGCCCTCGCCTGCAAAAAAGACTATCCCGTTTATATAGACGAGCTAATCGAGCTATTCGACACGATCACCATCTCCGCCGGAATGCGCGGTCTGCAAATCTTGATTGCGCCAAGCGACTACATTCAGGCTGTGAGCGGAACCGTCGGGGCGATCGCCCAGGAGAAGGAAAGTTAG
- a CDS encoding peptidase, with protein sequence MKRAFRKYHRLLAIALCLPLGLTVLSGIAVTLVAEWGLGGGLISRSFLLSLHTGEIFHLEAIYPLLDGVGLVGLLATGLSMTGLFHKKHPTRLAGSARHDD encoded by the coding sequence ATGAAACGAGCCTTCCGCAAATATCATCGACTGCTGGCGATCGCCCTCTGTTTGCCCCTGGGCTTAACGGTACTCAGCGGCATTGCCGTGACGCTAGTAGCGGAATGGGGCCTCGGCGGCGGGCTGATTTCTCGCAGCTTTTTACTCAGCCTCCACACCGGCGAAATCTTTCATTTAGAAGCAATTTATCCGCTCCTAGACGGAGTGGGGCTAGTGGGGCTGCTAGCCACTGGGCTAAGCATGACGGGGCTATTTCACAAAAAACACCCGACTCGCCTAGCTGGCTCCGCTCGGCACGACGATTAA
- a CDS encoding phospholipase D-like domain-containing protein, with protein sequence MIDGRQVLIGGAGVSNHWDGTEFDHDTAPWAEFEVAYEGEVVTLLQGKFLKHWAYSGGDLDLAQEISPVQTEGEVPLCITSGTSSLSESSIRLLVQLSALAARDRLWIASPYFVPDGNITQALIRARENGAEVRVLTMSNATDKKFVHLASRELYGNLLRADVEICEYQPSMMHAKLILVDEAWGSTGSANLDPRSAFHNDELNISGRYPALAQNLEQFFIGAIADSQCLTYAEWQNRPLFDQLAGRVVLLFKNLL encoded by the coding sequence ATGATCGACGGGCGGCAGGTGCTGATCGGCGGGGCGGGTGTGTCGAACCACTGGGACGGCACTGAATTTGACCACGACACTGCACCCTGGGCAGAGTTTGAAGTGGCCTACGAGGGCGAAGTGGTGACGCTGCTGCAAGGCAAATTTCTGAAACACTGGGCCTATAGCGGCGGCGATTTAGACTTGGCTCAGGAAATTAGCCCGGTGCAGACGGAAGGCGAAGTCCCGCTATGCATCACCAGCGGCACGTCTAGTTTAAGTGAGTCGTCGATTCGCCTGCTGGTGCAACTGAGTGCGCTAGCAGCCCGCGATCGCCTGTGGATTGCCAGCCCCTACTTCGTGCCCGATGGCAATATCACCCAGGCACTCATCCGCGCCCGCGAAAACGGCGCTGAGGTGCGCGTGTTGACCATGAGCAACGCGACCGATAAAAAATTCGTGCATCTGGCAAGTCGAGAGCTATACGGCAACCTGCTGCGAGCAGACGTGGAGATTTGCGAGTATCAGCCCAGCATGATGCACGCTAAGTTAATTCTGGTGGATGAGGCCTGGGGCAGCACGGGCAGCGCCAACCTCGACCCGCGCAGTGCGTTTCACAATGACGAACTCAACATTTCGGGGCGCTATCCGGCGCTGGCTCAAAACCTGGAGCAGTTCTTTATTGGGGCGATCGCCGATAGCCAGTGTCTCACCTATGCCGAGTGGCAAAATCGCCCCCTGTTTGACCAGCTCGCAGGACGGGTAGTGCTGCTGTTCAAAAATCTGCTGTAA
- a CDS encoding phosphodiester glycosidase family protein, which translates to MRVWQGRWLGWLVAGGLAAGLAAGLAAGLAGGLAGCDRPVAGAGSPTGLSALSALLAPDSSPEASPDVQHDQHDVQYRVEALPTADVHWVIVPIRTFEVVPAIAQALQPLPQFAAQSGTVAAINAGFFDPVNGLTTSYIVQNGQLVADPRQNDRLMQNPSLTPYLPKILNRSEFRRYRCGQPGQERDHYAIALHAEAVPFGCTLQDAIGGGPRLLPDLTLEAEGFADPATGRDAIGSTQPNARSAVGILPNGDIVLAMAAQRPNAPTSSGLSLVDLSNFLRSLGVVNAMNLDGGSSASLYVSGNTVLGRVDAQGSPIQRPVKSVLGVRRRPQGLEGAIPHR; encoded by the coding sequence ATGAGAGTTTGGCAAGGGCGATGGCTGGGCTGGCTAGTGGCAGGCGGACTGGCTGCCGGACTGGCTGCCGGACTAGCTGCTGGACTGGCAGGCGGACTGGCGGGGTGCGATCGCCCTGTTGCAGGCGCAGGCAGCCCGACGGGTTTATCGGCTTTATCAGCGCTACTCGCCCCAGACTCGTCCCCAGAAGCTTCCCCAGATGTGCAGCATGACCAGCATGACGTGCAATATCGCGTAGAAGCCCTGCCCACGGCGGACGTGCATTGGGTGATAGTGCCGATTCGCACGTTTGAGGTTGTGCCCGCGATCGCCCAAGCGTTGCAGCCGCTGCCCCAGTTTGCCGCGCAGTCGGGAACCGTGGCAGCCATCAACGCAGGCTTTTTTGACCCAGTGAACGGACTCACCACGTCCTACATCGTGCAAAACGGGCAACTCGTCGCCGACCCGCGTCAAAACGATCGCCTCATGCAAAACCCCAGCCTCACGCCCTACCTGCCCAAAATCCTGAACCGCTCGGAGTTTCGCCGCTATCGCTGTGGGCAACCGGGGCAGGAACGCGACCACTATGCGATCGCCCTTCATGCCGAAGCCGTCCCTTTCGGCTGTACGCTGCAAGACGCGATTGGCGGTGGCCCGCGCCTGCTGCCAGACCTAACGCTCGAAGCCGAAGGCTTTGCCGACCCCGCCACAGGCCGCGATGCCATTGGCAGCACCCAGCCCAATGCCCGCTCTGCCGTCGGGATTTTGCCCAATGGAGACATTGTGCTAGCGATGGCCGCTCAGCGCCCCAACGCGCCGACCAGTTCTGGGCTGTCGCTGGTGGATCTGTCGAACTTTCTGCGATCGCTCGGTGTGGTAAACGCGATGAACCTGGATGGCGGCAGTTCCGCTTCGCTGTACGTCAGCGGGAACACCGTCTTGGGTCGCGTCGATGCTCAGGGCAGCCCGATTCAGCGGCCGGTGAAGTCGGTGCTGGGGGTGCGCCGCAGGCCCCAGGGACTAGAGGGCGCTATTCCTCATCGCTAA
- a CDS encoding response regulator transcription factor translates to MKLLLVEDDERISQALAEALTDQGYAVDLAADGPMGWDLLEAYDYSLVLLDVMLPGLSGIELCQRMRQSDDSTPVLLLTARDTSSDKVIGLDAGADDYVVKPFDLQELLARIRALLRRSGATLPPVLEWRCLSLNPATFEVSYDGQPLALTPKEYGLLELFLRSGGRTLSRSVILNHLWASEEPPGEETVKVHLRSLRHKLMAAGAEPDFIETVYGLGYRLKQSG, encoded by the coding sequence ATGAAACTGCTGCTAGTAGAAGATGATGAACGAATTTCGCAAGCCCTCGCCGAAGCCCTAACTGACCAAGGCTACGCTGTCGATCTGGCTGCCGATGGGCCGATGGGCTGGGACTTGCTCGAAGCATATGATTATAGTCTGGTGCTGCTAGATGTGATGTTGCCAGGGCTAAGCGGTATAGAACTCTGTCAGCGAATGCGCCAGAGCGACGATTCGACGCCAGTGCTGCTGCTGACAGCGCGAGACACCAGCAGCGACAAGGTAATCGGGCTGGATGCTGGTGCGGATGATTATGTCGTCAAGCCGTTTGACTTGCAGGAATTGCTGGCGCGGATTCGAGCGCTGCTGCGGCGAAGCGGAGCCACCCTGCCGCCTGTGCTGGAGTGGCGATGCCTGAGTCTGAACCCTGCAACCTTTGAGGTAAGCTACGACGGGCAGCCCCTTGCACTGACCCCCAAGGAATATGGGCTGCTAGAGTTATTTCTTCGCAGCGGCGGACGCACCCTCAGTCGCAGCGTTATTTTGAACCACCTCTGGGCATCCGAAGAACCCCCTGGCGAAGAGACCGTGAAGGTTCACCTGCGGAGTCTGCGGCATAAGCTGATGGCAGCAGGGGCAGAGCCAGATTTTATTGAAACTGTGTATGGTTTAGGATATCGACTTAAGCAATCTGGATAA
- a CDS encoding type II toxin-antitoxin system VapC family toxin, with the protein MSGTANSYLLDTNIFIYYFNGEALLEPLFEDIFSGRAIAAYSPITWVELLCYPALTEAEADQIRSSLKSLKRVDLTESVLDTAAQIRRSARITLPDAIIAASALETASQLVTRNIADFARVESLTVLNPFSEI; encoded by the coding sequence ATGAGTGGAACCGCTAATTCCTATTTGCTAGACACGAATATTTTCATCTATTACTTCAACGGTGAAGCTTTGCTAGAACCCCTGTTTGAAGATATTTTTTCAGGCAGGGCGATCGCCGCTTATTCTCCAATAACTTGGGTTGAGTTGCTTTGCTATCCCGCACTGACGGAAGCCGAAGCAGATCAAATTCGGTCATCCTTAAAAAGCCTAAAGCGTGTAGACTTGACAGAATCAGTTCTGGATACCGCTGCCCAAATTCGTCGAAGTGCGCGGATTACCTTACCAGACGCAATCATTGCCGCTTCTGCTCTCGAAACAGCGAGTCAACTCGTGACCAGAAATATCGCAGACTTTGCGCGAGTTGAGAGCTTAACGGTACTGAATCCTTTTTCAGAAATTTAA
- a CDS encoding isopenicillin N synthase family dioxygenase: MKHQTLDLKAAPDLKESIYIGLHRGPDDPLVQANTPNHGPNRYPRNLPGWREAVEQYFDAMLDLSYQLMRGLALSLDLEEHHCDSLADDPMPILRLLHYPPHPVQADDRTWGCGAHTDWGCLTILLQDAAGGLKVKTASGDWIAAEPIPDTVVINIGDMMARWSNDHYQSTPHRVVNRSGGDRYSVPFFFDINYHALVECLPTCQSETNPPKYPPITAGDHIVEMYQKTYQRVMG, from the coding sequence TTGAAGCACCAGACGCTCGATCTCAAGGCCGCGCCGGATCTTAAGGAAAGCATTTATATCGGGCTGCATCGCGGCCCCGACGACCCGCTAGTACAGGCAAACACACCCAACCACGGCCCCAACCGGTATCCCCGCAACCTCCCCGGCTGGCGCGAGGCGGTAGAGCAATATTTCGATGCCATGCTGGACTTGTCCTACCAACTGATGCGGGGGCTGGCGCTCTCGCTCGACCTGGAGGAGCATCACTGCGACTCCCTGGCCGACGACCCCATGCCCATTTTGCGACTGCTGCACTACCCGCCCCATCCCGTACAAGCAGACGATCGCACTTGGGGCTGCGGCGCTCATACCGACTGGGGCTGCCTCACGATCCTGCTGCAAGACGCGGCGGGCGGCCTAAAGGTGAAAACCGCCAGCGGCGACTGGATTGCTGCCGAGCCGATTCCCGATACCGTTGTGATCAACATCGGCGACATGATGGCCCGCTGGAGCAACGACCACTATCAGTCCACGCCCCATCGCGTGGTGAACCGTTCGGGGGGCGATCGCTACTCCGTTCCCTTCTTTTTCGACATCAACTACCACGCGCTGGTCGAATGCCTGCCCACCTGCCAGAGCGAAACGAACCCGCCGAAATATCCGCCCATCACCGCAGGGGATCACATTGTTGAAATGTATCAAAAGACTTACCAGCGAGTAATGGGTTAG
- a CDS encoding sensor histidine kinase, with product MTSPAFRALQWRLLLSSLAVLGLSLAATEAAVYQFVSHSLKQERDRRLILLADAAAHSLPDLLKQPDAVSMQPDRVLDDDGDLDLPWQDLRKPSQGIEWFNAEGDRLGQAGRSFFALPLDPVADWLRTDECWMLTVPVYTPSTGDRSHLKPANTILQGYVRVSESIESTEAELSRLRAGLVLGGLVALVGGGLGSGWLTRQALRPIEQSFQQLKQFTADASHELRNPLAGIKTSIDVMQSHPERVHPADVNKLAAIASATDQMTQLVDDLLLLARHDGNLTPLANQAADIPLDDLLEDLVDSFVPQADAKAIALQFSLQSCSIIRGDATQLRRLFSNLLSNAVQYTPSQGKITVKSRSEGGWVVVDVSDTGMGIAPEHIPHVFDRFWRADPARSQREGGTGLGLAIAQSIAHAHHGQISVQSQLGDGSTFCVRLPTCNSFKG from the coding sequence ATGACCAGTCCTGCTTTTCGTGCGTTGCAATGGCGACTGTTGCTGTCGTCGCTGGCGGTGTTGGGACTGTCGCTGGCAGCAACCGAAGCAGCCGTGTATCAGTTTGTGTCGCATAGTCTAAAGCAGGAGCGCGATCGCCGGTTGATTTTGCTGGCGGATGCTGCTGCCCACAGCCTGCCTGATTTGCTCAAACAGCCTGATGCTGTTTCCATGCAGCCTGATCGTGTCTTGGACGATGACGGTGATCTGGATTTACCGTGGCAAGATTTGCGGAAGCCGTCGCAGGGAATTGAATGGTTTAATGCGGAGGGCGATCGCCTGGGGCAAGCCGGACGGAGTTTCTTTGCCCTACCGCTTGATCCGGTTGCAGATTGGCTACGGACAGACGAGTGCTGGATGCTGACTGTGCCCGTTTACACCCCCTCAACAGGCGATCGCAGCCACTTAAAACCAGCCAACACAATCCTTCAAGGCTATGTGCGAGTCAGCGAGTCCATCGAAAGCACCGAGGCGGAACTGTCGCGACTGCGGGCGGGGCTGGTGTTGGGGGGGCTGGTGGCGCTGGTGGGCGGCGGACTCGGAAGCGGTTGGCTTACACGGCAGGCACTCCGACCGATTGAGCAAAGCTTTCAGCAGCTTAAGCAGTTTACTGCCGACGCTTCCCATGAGTTACGCAATCCGCTGGCGGGTATCAAGACCTCAATTGATGTGATGCAGAGCCATCCAGAACGGGTGCATCCGGCTGATGTGAATAAGCTGGCGGCGATCGCCTCGGCCACCGACCAGATGACGCAACTGGTGGATGATTTACTGCTGCTGGCGCGGCATGATGGCAATCTGACACCCCTCGCAAACCAGGCGGCTGACATTCCACTAGACGACTTGCTAGAAGATCTGGTCGATAGCTTTGTGCCCCAGGCAGACGCAAAGGCGATCGCCCTCCAGTTTTCGCTTCAGTCTTGCAGCATCATACGTGGCGATGCGACCCAGCTTCGTCGCCTGTTTTCTAATCTGCTGAGCAATGCCGTGCAATATACGCCAAGTCAGGGAAAAATCACCGTAAAATCTCGCTCAGAGGGCGGATGGGTGGTGGTCGATGTGAGTGATACGGGCATGGGCATCGCACCTGAACACATCCCCCATGTATTTGACCGATTTTGGCGGGCTGATCCGGCGCGATCGCAGCGAGAAGGGGGCACAGGACTGGGGCTAGCGATCGCCCAGAGCATTGCCCATGCCCACCACGGGCAAATCAGCGTCCAAAGCCAGTTGGGGGACGGCAGTACCTTTTGCGTTCGCCTGCCGACCTGCAACAGTTTCAAAGGTTGA